DNA sequence from the Tissierella sp. MB52-C2 genome:
AAGGGAATATTATCTTTCCCATGAACATAATAGGATATGGTTTTACTATCCCAAAATTCTTCCCAGTTCCTATGATTTTCTAATCCCCATTTTTTACTTATAGTTAAATAACCTAATATTGCATCTACCCATACATATACTTTTTTATCCTCATGGTCTTTAATCGGTATATCTATACCCCATGGAAGTTCCCTTGATATTGCCCTGTCTTGTAATCCTTCATTTAAATACCTCTCTGTATTATTAACTGCATTTATTCTCCAATCTTTCCTATTTTTATTTAGATTATCTCTTATTTCACTTTCAAAGTTTGATAGCCTAAAGAATAATTGTTTTACATTTTTAATTATTGGCTCATTTCCACAAAGTTTGCATTTTCTATCCTCAAGTTCAAGTGACTCTAAAATAGTGGAACAAGCATCACATTGATCACCTCTAGCAATACTTTTACATACTGGGCAAATACCCTCAACAAATCTATCAGCCAGAAATTGGGAACACTTTTCACAAAATAGCTGTTCTACTTCTTTTTCATATATTAAATCATTATCATATAATATGCTGATAATAGTTTGGACCTCTTTCTTATGATATTCATCATCAGTTCTAGAATATATATCATAAGAAAACCCTAGCCTATCAAAACAATATTTGAATTCATTATGGTATCTATCAGTAATTTCTTTGGGAGATATATTTTCTTTTTTAGCTCTGATGGATATTGGCGTACCATGGCAATCACTTCCTGATACATACAATACTTTTTCACCTTTGGCTCTAAAATACCTTGCTATAACGTCTCCTGGTAATAATGCTGCTATATGTCCTATATGCAATGATCCATTGGCATATGGCCATGCTCCTCCTATAAAAATGCTCATAATTTTCCCTCCTATTATTCTTAATAAATACAAAAAACTCCCGAACCTAAGAAATATTCCTAGGAACGAGAGTCTAACTTCGCGTTACCATCCTAATTTACTTATACCTCACGATATAAGCCTCATCAAGTACATCACAAATAACATGATTATACCTTATCACTATAACGGGTGAACCCGTTGCAGCCTAAATCTTACGATCTCGGTGCACAACTCCAAGGCCATTTTCACTTTAATATTCTTTGCTCCCTCTCACCAACTAGGAGTTCTCTGTAAAAGTATTCTTAAAGTTACTTTCCTTTTCTTTGTATTTCAATTATTATGTGTATTATATTCTATATTATAATTAAAGTAAATATAATTTATTCATTTTCTAACCTTATCATAATCTTCACACCGTTTAAAATAAAATAATCATACCACTTTGAGGATAATAATTCTACATCTTTTAGATTTGTTACCTCTATCCATGTGGAAATTAATTCCAATATGTGCTATTATAGAATATGAAAATAATACATGACAGAGTAGATAACAAGCGTTAAGTGTTTGAGAATGGAACGTTGTCTCAAGACGAAAAGCCATGCTTGCGGTTTGTTATTGCGTTCACTGCCATAGGACTTCTTTCTTATGTGCAGGTCATAAAAGAAAGGAGTTTTTTTAATGGTTAAAAAAAGTATATTCACAACAAAGAAAATCGCTTATGCAGCTATTTTTATAGCAATATCTGTAGCGATTAACACCATGAGAATCGGAAGTATTAGCTTTGGAGGATTTCCAATAATATTTTCAGGATATGTTCTTGGACCTTTAATGGGATTTATAGTTGGAGCATTAGCAGATGTAGTAGGTTTTTTAATTAGACCATCTGCTACAGGAGGATTTAATCCACTGTTTGTTTTAACCTCTGCTTTAACTGGGGCAATCCCAATAATTATAACAAGATTACTAGGAGATAAATATCCAAACTATAAATTATGGAAAATCTTTCTTGGAATTTTTATTGGACAAACTATAACTTCTGTAGTAATGGTACCTATATTTATATCCTTAATTACTGGTAAAAACACTGTATGGTATTATATTTACAAAGCAGCTGCAAAGCAAATAGTTTCAATCCCTATATATGCCATACTATTAAAAGCAATAAACGATACGATAACAAAGCATTTTGATTTTAGATAATAATATATAGAATTACGAAAATAAATTCTCTTCTCTGGCAAGGATCAAAGTTATCTTAAAACCAGAAAGGGACTAAAAAATATTCCAATCCAAAAAGCCTTCGTTGAAAACTTTAGATTTCAATGTGATTATTGTACATCAGGATTTTTAAAAGAGCCGCTCAAAAGTGATGAAACAAACCACTTTTGAGCGGCTCTTTTTTAGAGAGATTTTCTTAATTAACTGCTATTTAACTTTAACTGATGAAAAAGGTAAAAATGGATGAAGTAAATTAGCTATATTTACTATAGCTACTAGACAATTATAAATGGTAGTAGATCAAATCTATTTAATTTCTATCCCATCTTCCATAGATAGAATATTGGAAATAATAGCTGTACCTTTTACAACTTTTTCCTCTACTTTAGGCGCCATTGAAGGATTAGATAGATATTTTTTTCCATCAAATTTCATTCTGGCATAAGAAAATTCTGTCCCTCCACCTGATACCTGCATTATAATATCATTCCAACCATTTGTTTTATCTTCACTTATTATAATTGGATTTCTTGCTAATGTGAATTTAGATATTACTTCATAACTTTCTTCCTCAATTATTAAAGCTGTAGACCCACCTGAACCTGATACAGATTGTCCTAATAAGTAAACGAAGATTTCTTTTTTGCCATCTCCATTAAGATCAATATAATTATAAGAATATGCAACCTTTCCATCTTGATTTTTATCATACTCTAAATAATCAATAATAGCTTTTTCTAATTTTTCATTTCTTTCGGTTTCAGAAGATTTATATTTAATACCTGAAAAATCTATTGTATTTGATTTAAGTTCTATTATCTCATCTTCATTTATTATTTGATTCATCCTATCCATCAAATCCTCTGTAATTTTATTACCATTTTTAGCTATCTCTTCTGTATAAGTCTTCAGAATATCATGTAAAACTAAATGCTCATAATCTGTCATTGATTTCTCATAACTTTTAAGTGTCTCAGGATTTACCTTATGACTTACAAGATCATGGGTTGAAAAAATATATCCTCTCAAGTACCATTCATGCATCTGATTTACTTCAGGTAAATATTTTGAATATGGATACATTAATCTAAATTCTTCCATAACTGCAATTCTTGAAGCCATTTCATCTAATGGTATTTTAACATACTCTTCAGAAAGTCCTGGCTTATTAGATTCTGCTGCAAATATCTTTAAATAATCACTAATCTCACTACTTACAGAGTCACTAAAATTTAAAAACTTCTCGTAATCTATAACAAAATAGTAACTTCCCTCGGCTGTAGCTACTTTTAATCCCATACTATTGGCATTTAGAAGTAATTTTTTCAAATCTTTTTCCTTTGAAAAAGTAGAAGTATTTTTAATAATATTTACATCATTTAAATCAGTAGCTTTCAATTTATATTTTTTCATGATGCCTTGATTTTCAAACATTTTATATTTTTCCTGATATTTATTGAAGGTAGTATTCATTGAACTAAGCTCTTCATTTAAAGCTGACAAATATGTCCTAACCCCTTCACTATTATCTCTTATAGAAAGTTTATCTTTATTTTTATTTAAATAATCAAATACTTTTGATAAATTCCCTTTATTTATAAATTCATTATAACTAGATACTATTTTTTTATCTGTTTTTCCTTCTTTAGATTCTCCCACCTTCTCATATTTCACAAAATTAACTCCATCTTTTCCATCCCATTTATACCATATATTAATCTTTTCTGAGCCGACAGAACTACTATCGGCAGATTCAGGATCAATTCCTTGTATGGAAAATTCAAGTATTCCATCTTTATCAATATCTTTTATCTCCCCATTTGGATATACTGATAAAAGATTTGCTTTTTTAGGACTTATTCTATTAACTAATTTATCTTTCTCAAGAGTAAAAAGGTAAAATTGTCCTGAATGGGCCCCTACATTGGAATTTATAAAAATCGCATTTTTTCCTGTTTTTCCTTCTCCTATAATTATATTTTCAACTCCATTGTCATAATTCATAGAAACTCTATCTATTTCCTTATACTCACCATCTTTATATTTATATATTACTAATGTACCTTCATCATCCATGTTGCTGAAATTTCTTTGTTCATACACTATAATTTCAGGAATGTTATCTCCATCTAAATTCCCTATATTAAAATGTTTACCTATTTTTCTACTATCGTCTTTACTATGTTTTGTCAATAGGCTCGTTCCTAACTTATTTGCCAATTCAATATACTTGGAATCTTTCATATAGTCATAATTATTATCATTTTTATTAATAATTGCAGATATTGAATTTTGTAATCTGTCACTTGCTTTAGTCTGTTCTGCCATAGCTGTAATTCCACTCAAATATCCCAGTGATGCTTGTGGTAGTGGTGCAATAGCTATAGTAAAACCTAATGTAACTGAAGCAATTCTTCTTATTTTTTGTCTCATTTTTTATTCTCCTTTTTTTATTGAATTAACTTTATTATATAACTAAGAAGTCTGGGAGTATTTACAAAAAAATTACATAATAATTACATAATAGAATCAAATTAAATAGATACTCTTTTTATCTCTCATTTTATTTTTAGATTATAATTATTTTCCCTCAATATTTCTTTGAAACAATGTCCATGTGGTGACAAAATAACATCCAAATAATATCATTAGGATAAATCCTGTAACGACCATATTCTGTAATAGAGTCTTCATTCCTACATAAGCAGACAATTCTGCTGATGTGCTGAGGATAAAGTAATATATCATCACCCCGCCACATAATAATCCAACTAAAAGAGGAAGTCCAAACCAAATGCCCATCTGTTTTAAAATGATGTTATCAATTCTTCTTTTAGATACCCCTAATTTATCTATGACTTGAAATCGATATTTAAAATCCGATGAATCATCCAGTTGTTGTAGCGATAGTACTGTAAAGCACATAATGAGAAGGACTACTCCTAAGTAGATAAGAATCAAGCGAATCATTAGGGCTCCAGAAATACTCTCGTTTCGCTGTAACGTTTTTGTTCGAATCTCTGTTTGATTCATAGTAATTGAATCAGGTTGTTCCATAGTGCTAAGAAGATAATTTTCAAGTTCCGTTGCAATAGAAAATGGAAGCGATTCTTCTGTGATTCCATAATAATTCAGATTGGCAGTCAGTAAATTTTCGCAGATCTCATCTGGCAATATATAAATTACATCTGTATAAGAATTATAGAGGGACTCTCCTAAGTTCTCATGTAGTGGAGGATATTTGCTCTGAGTTAGAGTATTTCCATCTACTTGTATGGTAGGATGAGTTATCATAAATTCTTTTATTTCATCTTCTGTAGCAATAGCTTGCCATTGTATGGCAAATGTCTTTGGTTCTAAAGTGATGGGACTTGCTCCAACCATGGAGCGAAGATGGTTATAGTCCGATAGGGAAATTCCAAGAACTGGAAAATCTACTTTATATCGTCTATGAAAGTCATCTTTATCTAAAAAGTAAGTCTCCACTTTTACTCTGTCTTTAAAAGTATATCCTTTTTGTTTTAAAAATTCATTTACAAACCCATAATCCGTCTTTGGTAGATTATCTATTGTTTCAATATCGTTGTATACAGTAAAAACTTGCACATCAAATATAGCTCTCTTGTCCAAATATCCCAGAGACCAATCTGACATCATAGGACCAACCATAAGTGCAATAAGTGAGAACATCAAGGTACAAGTAAGTATAGCCATAGTTTTAGAATTAGTTCTTAGTTTTGCTCCAATCTGTCCCAACAAGAATAGATTTTCACCTTTGAATTTAATCTTACAGGATTTTTCTTTAAACAAAGACAATCCATCTGAGATACAATAAAACAACCCAAAGATAAAAAACAATATAAAAACAATGGTCAATAACACATAGCTATTTTTTACATCATTGCTAAAATTTAAATGGTTGCCTAAAGTACCTGCTGAAAAAAAGATAATTACCAAACTCCAAATCACAGATCCCATAATAAAAATCGGATATTGTGTTTTTCCTTTTTTAAATAGTCGAAGAATACCATATGAGACAGACCAAATGATAAAAATACTGGGTGCAATTATATTACCATAGAAAGTCATCCTTATCCAAAGTCCTAAGCGGTGATCATAATACTTTAATAAATCAACTGCTCTAGATACCATAAAAGCCGAAATAAAAGTGGCCAATAGGATGAGAAAAGGCATCATTTTATCTTTTCTAAAATCAGATTCCAATTGTTTGTCTGCATGAAGCATATCGATGATTTTGATTTTCCGAATAGTTCTTATATTAAAAAAACCAATAATACAGAAAGTCAGTAGGAAGAATCCAAAAGTAATACAAACCGTATCTGGATACAAAGCAAAAGTCAGTTTATATCCTGTATCAAAATAGTTCATAATAATAGATGTCATAAATTGAGATAATACAATTCCCAGTACAATTCCAAATAGTATAGATAGAATTCCCATAGCCAAAGTTTCTAGAAAAAATAAATAGGCTGTGGTTTTCTGTTCCATTCCCAAAGTGGTTTGAATGGCAAATTCTTTTTGTTTTCTTCGTATCATATATCTATTTACATATTTTATGAGGAACAAAAGTACTAGAGTAATAAAAATTACTGGAGATTTCATATTATTCTTGAGCTGTTCCAAACTAAATTCTATGGGAATATTCATTTTATAATAAGAACTGGAGATTGATAAAAAAGCATAGAACAATCCTACACATAATGTCAAAGTCACCAAATATATGAGATAGTCCTTTGCAGAACGCTTAATATTTCTAAATACTAGTCTAGCGTACATTAGTAAGGTCACCTCCCAAAATTGCCAGTACATTTAATATTTCTCCAAAAAATTCTTTTCTTGTCTTAGAACCTCGTCGAATTTCATTGAAGATTTTTCCATCCTTTAAAAAGAGAATCCGTTTGGCATAGCTAGCTGAAAAAGAATCGTGAGTGACCATAAGGATTGTGACCTTTAACTGCTCATTCATTCCAACCATAGTCTCTAGAAGCATTTGAGAAGATTTAGAATCTAATGCTCCTGTAGGTTCATCTGCCAATATAAGTTTTGGATTGTTAATCATAGCTCTAGCACAAGCACATCTCTGTTTTTGTCCACCTGATACTTGTATTGGATACTTAGACAAAATGTCTACAATATTTAATTGTTCTGCCATCTTCATGACTCTGCTTTCAATTTCGTTAATAGGAGTACGATTAATAGTAAGGGCAAGGGCAATATTTTCTTCAATAGTTAAAGTATCTAGGAGGTTGAAATCTTGGAAAATAAATCCTAGATTTTCACGTCTAAATTTTGCGATATTCTTCTCAGATATTTCTGTAATATCCTTTCCTTCTAGAATGATATGTCCAGCTGTAACTGTATCAATTGTAGATATGCAGTTTAGCAAAGTAGTTTTTCCACTTCCACTGGCTCCCATGATTCCAAGAAATTCGCCTTCTTCTACGGACAATGAGATGTCATCCAGCGCTTTTGTAATGGTATCCTTTGTTCCATAATATTTTTCTACATGTTCAATTTTTAATATCTCTTTCATTTTCTTCACCTCATCTTAGATAATATCTAAATCAAAAGAAATTTGATATGAGATTGGCTTACGAAATTCTTACAAAAATGAAAGAAATGGAATACTATTCTTCTTCCATTTCCATAAAGTCACCTATAGGAAAGATTAATTCTACTTCTGTAAAATCTCCTTTTTTTGAAGAAACATTTATTTCAAGACCTAATTGTTCACAGAGTCGTTTACACAAATAAAGGCCAATTCCAGTAGATTTATTGAACTTTCTTCCATTCTCTCCTGTAAATCCCTTGTCAAAAATACGAGAAATATCTTCTTCGCTAATGCCAATTCCATCATCTGTAACAGAAAGAGTGATTCCATTTCGAATTTTCTTAGTATTAAACTGAAGGGATGTTGCCTGATATTTTACTGCATTTACAATAAGCTGATTCAAAATAAACAAAATCCATTTCTCATCTGTAAATACCAAATGTGGGCAGTCTATAGTGATTGAGACTTGTTGATTCAAAAGAAGTCGCTTATTTCCTCTAAGTGCATCTGCCACTACTTCTTCAAGACAGATTTCCTGAACTATATAATCCTTTTCTGCGGTTTCACTCCTTGCATAAAAAAGTGCTTGTTCCACATAATCTTCCATTCGTTCCAGTTCCTCTAAAAATTTTTGTGAAGTGCTAGATTTATTATTATCACAAATCAACTTCATAGCTGCCAGTGGTGTTTTAATCTCATGAACCCATTGCTCTACAAACTCTTTATATTCTTTTCGTTCACTTTGAATTCTAGTAATTTTTTCTATCATTGACTTGTTAGAAAGTCGGAGAACTCTTTGATAAATAATATCTTCAACTGTCTGTGGTTTATCTATTAGTTCTATAATAAGGTATCTTTCTTCTAAGCTTTCACAAGTGTAAAGAAGCTGTTCTAAAAATTTTCTGCGTCTGTAATATTGTGAAAATAAGGAAAGAATCATCATAATAATCCAAACAAAAATGATAAGAAAAATATCTGAAGCGTTATTTCCTATGGCAAGAAGATAAAGTGATAGTAACACCATCATTAGGATATTGACTATAATAATTAGAACTTTATCTTTTAAGTAAGTAATAAATTTCATATCATATATCCCTGCCCATGTTTGGTTTGAATAAAATCATGGACTCCCAATTCCTTTAATTTGTTACGAATACGAGTGATATTAACACTTAATGTATTGTCATCAATAAAGATAGAGTTGTCCCAAAGGTCATCCATTATTTCTCTACGTGATACAATGGTTCCTTTATTCTTGAACAAAAGATATAAAATCTTCAATTCATTTTTTGTCAACTCCACTGTATTATTACTATATTCTGCAATGCTAGATTCTATATAAAGTCGTACACCTTTATGAATAAGTTTTTGTTCCAATCCTTCACCATAAATACGAGTTAAGACTCTCCCCATACGTGCCAAAAGGATAGAAATATTAAAGGGTTTAGTTATAAAATCATCTGCACCTAAAGTAATTCCTTGTAATTCATCCATAACAGTATCTTTACTAGTGACAAAAATAATGGGAACTTTAGTCAAAGTGCGAATCTGAAGACAGAGCTGAAATCCATCCTGTTCGGGCAAATTTATGTCAAGCAGAATTAAATGTGGATTTTCTTTTTGAATAATGGGAACAATTTGAGAGAAATTTGTTGGCAAACAGACTTCATATCCATTGTTTTGAAGGAGTATACTCAACTCCTCACGAATAGTTTTATCATCATCAACGATTGCAATTTTATACATGGGATATACCCCCCTTTTACTTAACATTCATTTTATCCTACTTATTATTGAAAATTCTTTATATTATCTTTAGTACATTAATTATCATAATATTTCTCACTATGGCTAATTCGATCTGCTTAATTGGGTAACTGATACTTTATTATACTAGCAATTTTTATTTTAATATTTCAATTATATCATAGTTATCAAGATAATTATTATCAATCTCCATACAGCAATCAATAGTGTCCTTGTACCTATATGGCATAATATATATCTCTCTTTTTACCACTTTCCATTATACTCCTCCTAATCATAAAAAGAGCAATTCTTTCGAATTACTCTTTATTTAATCTATTGATTTGGGTGTTGTAAATAAAACCTCAATTATCCTAAAAGTAACAATATTTTATTTAAGATGCATACTTATTTTCTGCACAAATTAAACTTTATTACTTCAAATTCTCTATAAATTCATCTGTATTCTCATTCCAGATAAAAAGATTATTCCTCAATAATGACATTCACCATTTCAAAAATCTGTTCTTTTCTACCTATTGGAAGATGGTTTATATACTCTTCTAAATTTAATCGAAGCTCATATTCAGCCTCAGATAAATCTACAGCTTGAATGTCCGATTTAAATGGATTCCACTTAATGAGTGCGGCAATCTCAATATCTTCAAGCATATCAAAGACTAAAGCCATCTCTTCACCATTTAATTCTGCATCCAAAAGTATATCTTCCAAATCATTAAATGACTCTACTTTTTCTTTTATAATTGCAATCTTATCCAATGAATATTCACAGACTAATAATTGATTAATTAATTTTCTATAGTCTTCATCTTCCATCTTTACACCAGGTAAAAACTTAATCTTCGACTTCAAGTCAAGATTAATCGGAATTACAAATACTTTATCCAAAGTATTTGTCTTAATTCCATAAATAATATTAGATGTGATTTTAGGTAAGCTTCTTTCAATATACTCTTTAACTATATGAACTAAATCTTCTAAAGCTTTAAAATCAAATACCTCTGAAGAATTAATAGAATTAGATAGAATTAGATATATGCAAAAGCACAACTCTGAAACTTCTGATAAATTAACCAATACAGACTAATAAAACCAATTAAAGATATCAAAAAAGATTT
Encoded proteins:
- a CDS encoding FtsX-like permease family protein encodes the protein MYARLVFRNIKRSAKDYLIYLVTLTLCVGLFYAFLSISSSYYKMNIPIEFSLEQLKNNMKSPVIFITLVLLFLIKYVNRYMIRRKQKEFAIQTTLGMEQKTTAYLFFLETLAMGILSILFGIVLGIVLSQFMTSIIMNYFDTGYKLTFALYPDTVCITFGFFLLTFCIIGFFNIRTIRKIKIIDMLHADKQLESDFRKDKMMPFLILLATFISAFMVSRAVDLLKYYDHRLGLWIRMTFYGNIIAPSIFIIWSVSYGILRLFKKGKTQYPIFIMGSVIWSLVIIFFSAGTLGNHLNFSNDVKNSYVLLTIVFILFFIFGLFYCISDGLSLFKEKSCKIKFKGENLFLLGQIGAKLRTNSKTMAILTCTLMFSLIALMVGPMMSDWSLGYLDKRAIFDVQVFTVYNDIETIDNLPKTDYGFVNEFLKQKGYTFKDRVKVETYFLDKDDFHRRYKVDFPVLGISLSDYNHLRSMVGASPITLEPKTFAIQWQAIATEDEIKEFMITHPTIQVDGNTLTQSKYPPLHENLGESLYNSYTDVIYILPDEICENLLTANLNYYGITEESLPFSIATELENYLLSTMEQPDSITMNQTEIRTKTLQRNESISGALMIRLILIYLGVVLLIMCFTVLSLQQLDDSSDFKYRFQVIDKLGVSKRRIDNIILKQMGIWFGLPLLVGLLCGGVMIYYFILSTSAELSAYVGMKTLLQNMVVTGFILMILFGCYFVTTWTLFQRNIEGK
- a CDS encoding ABC transporter ATP-binding protein, whose translation is MKEILKIEHVEKYYGTKDTITKALDDISLSVEEGEFLGIMGASGSGKTTLLNCISTIDTVTAGHIILEGKDITEISEKNIAKFRRENLGFIFQDFNLLDTLTIEENIALALTINRTPINEIESRVMKMAEQLNIVDILSKYPIQVSGGQKQRCACARAMINNPKLILADEPTGALDSKSSQMLLETMVGMNEQLKVTILMVTHDSFSASYAKRILFLKDGKIFNEIRRGSKTRKEFFGEILNVLAILGGDLTNVR
- the metG gene encoding methionine--tRNA ligase, with product MSIFIGGAWPYANGSLHIGHIAALLPGDVIARYFRAKGEKVLYVSGSDCHGTPISIRAKKENISPKEITDRYHNEFKYCFDRLGFSYDIYSRTDDEYHKKEVQTIISILYDNDLIYEKEVEQLFCEKCSQFLADRFVEGICPVCKSIARGDQCDACSTILESLELEDRKCKLCGNEPIIKNVKQLFFRLSNFESEIRDNLNKNRKDWRINAVNNTERYLNEGLQDRAISRELPWGIDIPIKDHEDKKVYVWVDAILGYLTISKKWGLENHRNWEEFWDSKTISYYVHGKDNIPFHTIILPSLLSGAEIDKFPNNIISSEYVNLEGKKISTSNNWAVWISDIIEKYNIDSLRYFFIVNGPEKRDTDFSWREFVNKNNGELLGIYGNLVNRTLVFVEKYFNSEIPKGELDSKIRSDIDILYKEIGVLIESGSLKTSVEKIFDFIRSINKYFDETAPWITINTDKTQCINTIYNCLVAIANIANLLHPFLPFSSIKVKHWLNCDSDIWEYVNIEVGNKVEQFDILFERLDKKIIEEELNKLGQSD
- a CDS encoding sensor histidine kinase, which codes for MKFITYLKDKVLIIIVNILMMVLLSLYLLAIGNNASDIFLIIFVWIIMMILSLFSQYYRRRKFLEQLLYTCESLEERYLIIELIDKPQTVEDIIYQRVLRLSNKSMIEKITRIQSERKEYKEFVEQWVHEIKTPLAAMKLICDNNKSSTSQKFLEELERMEDYVEQALFYARSETAEKDYIVQEICLEEVVADALRGNKRLLLNQQVSITIDCPHLVFTDEKWILFILNQLIVNAVKYQATSLQFNTKKIRNGITLSVTDDGIGISEEDISRIFDKGFTGENGRKFNKSTGIGLYLCKRLCEQLGLEINVSSKKGDFTEVELIFPIGDFMEMEEE
- a CDS encoding response regulator transcription factor encodes the protein MYKIAIVDDDKTIREELSILLQNNGYEVCLPTNFSQIVPIIQKENPHLILLDINLPEQDGFQLCLQIRTLTKVPIIFVTSKDTVMDELQGITLGADDFITKPFNISILLARMGRVLTRIYGEGLEQKLIHKGVRLYIESSIAEYSNNTVELTKNELKILYLLFKNKGTIVSRREIMDDLWDNSIFIDDNTLSVNITRIRNKLKELGVHDFIQTKHGQGYMI
- a CDS encoding folate family ECF transporter S component — its product is MVKKSIFTTKKIAYAAIFIAISVAINTMRIGSISFGGFPIIFSGYVLGPLMGFIVGALADVVGFLIRPSATGGFNPLFVLTSALTGAIPIIITRLLGDKYPNYKLWKIFLGIFIGQTITSVVMVPIFISLITGKNTVWYYIYKAAAKQIVSIPIYAILLKAINDTITKHFDFR